agaaagggtaagacaagggaacacacatcagtcatcatagagagatcagaagtggaaagggtgagcaatttcaagttcctgggtgtcagcatctctgaggatctaacctgcacccaacatattgatgctgctacaaagaaggcatgacagttgctatatttcactaggagcttgaggagatttggtgtgtcaccaaaaacacttgaaaatttcgacagatcccccctcatccttctaaattccagcgagtacagacccagagccatcaaacattcctcatataataaccctttcattcccagaatcatacttgtgaacctcctctgaaccctctccaatgccagcacatctgttcttagataaggaacccaaaactgttcacaatgctcaaggtgaggcctcaccagtgccttataaagcctcagcatcacatccctgctcttacgttctagacctcctgaaatgaatgccaacatggcatttaccttcctcaccactgactctacctgcaagttaacctttaggattttgtgcacaaggactcccaagtccctcaacatctcagatttttgtattttctccccgtttagaaaatagcctgcacatttatttctactactaaaaTACATGAccttgtattttccaacattgtatttcatttgccacttttttgcccattgccctaatctaagtccttctgcagcctacctgtttccttaacactacctgcccttccactaatcttcatatcatccgcaaacttgatagcaaaaccatctattccatcatccaaatcatttattttcagcattaaaaagaagcagtcctaacactGACTCCGGCAGAACACCACCAatcgctggcagccaaccagaaaaggatccttttattcccactcgctgcctcttaccaatcagccaatgctctaaccatgccagtaactttcctgtaatgtcatgggctcttaacttggtaggcactgacccctcggttaatgttaaagattgggaacccctgatctaaacgTCATCCCTTTGGAAATCTGATGCCAGATGCTCCTGTGAGATTTCAGTTGCCGGGATTACGGTTTACCAATACACCCTCACTTTCTGGAAGGTTAGATCAGCCAAGGTTTACTGTTTGGCCGATGCCCACCATTCTCCTCAGTCACTGCTCAACCCCCTCTCTCCCAGGATGCCTCCAGCACACTCTTGACTTCGAATTGGGCCTGCTGTGCttatttattccttatttcttgttgGAAAACATTGTTCTGGGGTGTGTAGattttgtcatcattatgaaacagttgaacatatAGAATTACAGTGTGAAGCAAATCAAATGTAGGCTTCATTACAATCTTTGAGGTTGAtagttttaattttaaaaactttGGTAAGTACTGGGAGCGACTTTAATTCACAGTATTGTCTTTCATTACTTACAATCTATAGGGTTTTTGGGTAATTTAGCTTTCTTTTGAAAGAGAAGTAGTGCGGGTTTTCTCCAGGTCTCTACAGTAGAGTTTAGTCCAGTTGGTGGCGATAATGCACATTTAAATTGGGCTGTTAAGCGTCATTAAAAGTGAAAAGAGGAGGAGAGCGTTGCCCGGGGCAACTGCGAATTGTTAGGCGCGGCGCGGGCTGCCCCTAAGCAATGGAGGACCCCGGATCTGATGACGCAATAGTTCCGCGCCATCAGCCGGGCGCCCGGCCGGTGGCGGGTGTGATGTTGGCGGGTCTAAGCGGCGGCTCCGGGCCGGAGGGACTGGTGGTACTGACAGGTATTGGGGCTAGCGGTCGTACACCGCGGTCAAGGGTTGACAGGTGCTGGAATTGGGGTTAGTAGGCGTCGGAGTTACGCGGGTCATAGGTGTCGGGGTTAGGGGtcacatctcccaggtcatgaGGGTTGTGGGTTGTTACAGGCACTGGTGTCAGAGACATCGGAGATCATGGATACCTGGGGTCAGGGGTCACGGGTCACAGCTCCCAGGTCATGAGGGTTGTGGGTTGTTACAGGCACTGGTGTCAGAGACATCGGAGATCATGGATACCTGGGGTCAGGGGTCACGGGTCACAGCTCCCAGGTCACGAGGGTTGTGGGTCGTTACAGGGACGCTGGGGTCGGGTGTCAGAGATAACAGGTACTGGGTACgtggaggtggtggatggtgacAGACACCAGGGATCGCGGGGGTTACAGATACAGGAGCGGGGTAGGGTGTCACGTGTCATAAATACCTCGGGTTACAGATTCTGGGTCACAGGAATGGGGTCAGTGGTCACAGATGCCATGGTCTGGGTCATGAGTATCGATGGGTCAGAGGGACTTTGTAGATGTTACGCGTCAGACCCATTCTCTTGTGCACTTCAGTGGACGGGTGTAAAACAATGTGAATTTCCCCAAACATTTTCGGCTGAGTGACTGGGGTGGGAGTGACCTTAGTCTGCCCTGCCCGTATCCCTTTTTATCTCCACCCTCTCGATTCTATGCTTtcccttcacccctctcccactgggcagaaagcacataccaccaggcccaAGGATTGCTTATATCCCACCGTTATCAGACTCTTAAACTCCTTATACAATATGATGAACTTttggtctcacaatctaccttgttatgatcttgcattttattgtttacaggtactgcactttctctgtagctgttacacgttattctgcattgttattgttttaccttgtactgtgTAATAAAAGACTAAAGATTACCTGTCACACATACATGAAAacggtgaaatgcattgtttgtgtcaatgaccaacacagtccgaggatgtgctggggacagcccgcaagaatcaccacacttctggcaccaacatagcatgcccacaacttacaaaatcaggtttattatcatcggcatgtgtcacgaattttgttaacttagcagcagcagttcaatgcaatgcatgttaatatagaaaaaagaaaatgaattacagtaagtacatatgtatattaaatagttacattaaaaataatgcaaaaacaaatcatattttttttttaaaatgaggtagtgttcatgagttcaatggctatttgggaatcagatggcagagaggagaagctgttcctgaatcactgagtgtgtgccttcagtcttctgtacctcgttcctgctggtgacagtgagaaaagggcatgccctgggtgctagaggatgctgcctttctgagacatcactccttgacgatgtcttgggtactacatTGGCTAGTACCTATGATGGAACTGATTAACTTTACAGCTTTCTCTAGCTTTTGGTCctctgcagtagccccccccccccctgcccacacccccataccagagagtgatgcaacctgtcagaatgctctccacggtacatctgtagaagtttgagtatttttggtgacaaaccaaatgtcctcaaactcctaatgaaatagagccactgcctttatagctgcatcgatattttGGTCTAGACTAGGACCTGAGATCTTgatacacccaggaacttgaagctgttacctctctccacttctgatctctctatgaggattggtatgtgttccttcttcttacccttcctgaagtccacaatcagctctttcattttactgatgttcagtgccaggttgttgctgtggcaccattccactagttggcacatctcactcctgtacaccccctcgtcaccacctgagattctaccaacaatgattgtatcatcagcaaatttataaatggtatttgagctatgcctagccacacagtcgtgggtatagagagtagagcagtgggctaagcacacacccctgaggtgcgccaacaTTGAACATCAGcgaagaggagatattatcacctaCCCGAATGTGGTCTTccgttaggaagttgaggatccaattgcagagggaggtacagaggcccaggttccatAGCTTAccaatcaggattgtaggaatgatggcattaaatgctgagctatagtcgatgaacagtatcctgacgtagcacggtaggcattctttatGGTGGTGAAGCAATGGTcatgtgtgttgtttcctctggtattgcaagtgatttgTTGAAAATAAATATTTAGTGATTTCTTTTATCAGGCCGACCtagtgaaaatcccccaaaatgatggtgaaggcgtcAGTGTgtactgtttcgtgcatgttgatcccactgctctgtttgacattggcctgaggtggaatgtataccgcTACCAAAATGATCGCAGAAGTCTCCCACGGCAGATAAAATGAACGACACTCAATTGcaagatagaaaccatagaaactacagcacagaaacaggccttttggcccttcttggctgtgccaaaccattttctgcctagtcccactgacctgcacacggaccatatccctccatacacctcccatccatgcatctgtccaatttattcttaaatgttacaaaagaacccgcatttaccacctcatctggcagctcattccatattcccaccactctctgtgtgaagaagccccccctaatgtttcctttaaacttttcgcccctcacccttaacccatgtcctctggtttttttctccccttgcctcagtggaaaaagcctgcttgcattcactctatctatacccatcataattttatatacctctatcaaatctcccctcattcttctatgctccagggaataaagtcctaacctattcaacctttctctgtaactgagtttctcaagtcccagcaacatccttgtaaaccctctctgcactctttcaacgttatttatatccttcctgtaatttggtgaccaaaactgaacacaatactccagattcagcctcaccaatgccttatacaacctcatcataacattccagctcttatactcaatacttcgattaataaaggccaatgtaccaaaagctctctttattaccctatcaacctgtgacgacacttttagggaattttgtatctgtattcccagatccctctgttccactgcactcctcagtgccttaccattaaccctgtatgttctacgttggtttgtccttccaacgtgcaatacctcacacttgtcagtattaaactccatctgccatttttcagcccatttttccagctggtccaagtccctctgcaggctctgaaaaccttcctcactgtctactacacctccattctttgtatcatcagcaaacttgctgatccaatttaccacattatcatccagatcattgatatagatgacaaataacaatggacccagcactgatccctgtggcacaccactagtcacaggcctccactcggagaagcaattccactctttggcttcttccattgagccaatgtctaatccaatttaccacctctccatgtatacctagcgactgaattttcctaactaacctcccatgctggaccttgtcaaaggccttactgaagtccatgtagacaatatccactgccttcccttcatccactttcctggtaacctcctcgaaaaactctaatagattggtcaaacatgacctaccacgcacaaagccatgttgactctccctaataagcccctgtctatccaaatgcttgtagattctgtctcttagtactccctccaataatttacctactactgacgttaaactcaccggcctataaattcccggattactttttgatccttttttaaacaacggaacaacatgagccactctccaatcctccggcacttcacccgtagacagcgacattttaattatttctgccagggcccccgcaatttcaacactagtctccttcaaggtccgagggaacactctgtcaggtcccagggattcaTCCACTTTAatcttcctcaagacagcaagcacctcctccttttcaatttgtacagtttccatggtctcactacttgattccctcaattccatagatttcatgccagcttccttagtaaatacagacgcaaaaaacctatttaagatctcccccatttcctttggttccgcacaaagccgaccactctgatcttcaagaggaccaattttatcccttacaatccttttgctcttaatatacttgtaaaagctctttggattatccttcactttgactgccaaggcaacctcatgtcttcttttagccctcctgatttctttcttaagtattgtcttgcacttcttatactcctcaagcacctgatttaccccctgtttcctatacatttcatacaactccctcttcttctttatcagagttccaatatcccttgagaaccaaggttccttattcctattcaatttgcctttaatcctgacaggaacatacaaactctgcactctcaaaatttcccctttgaaggcttcccacctaccgatcacatccttgccagagaacaacctgtcccaatccacgctttttagatcctttctcacttcttcaaatttggccttcttccagttcagaacctcaaccctaggaccagatctacccttgtccatgatcaaattgaaactaatggtgttatgatcactggaaccaaagtgctcccctacacagacttccgtcacttgccctaattcgttacctaacaggagatccaatattgcatctcctctagttggtccctctatatattgatatagaaaactttcctgaacacattttacaaactttaaaccatctagacccctaacagtatgggagtcccaatcaatgtatggaaaattaaaatcccctaccaccacaactttatgtttcctgcagttgcctgctacctctctgcagatttgctcttccaagtctcgttgactattgggtggtctgtaatacaatcccactaatgtggccatacctttcctgtttctcagctccacccataaggactcagtagacaagccctctaatctgtcctgcctgagcactgctgtaatattttccctaacaagcaatgctacaccCCCacgtttcattcctctgcctcgatcacatctgaaacatcggaaccctggaatattaagctgccagtcctgcccctcctgtagccaagtttcactaattgctacaacatcataattccacgtgtcaatccacgccctcaactcatccgccttccccgcaatactcctagcattgaaatatatacacctcagaagatttttaccaccactcacaacctttctatcagtggatttgcttaaaccttcaacatcatttattttcaccccagccacactgtcagctctggcattctggttcccagccccctgcaagtctagtttaaagcctccccaatggcactaacaaacctccctgaaaggatattggtccccctgtggttcaagtgtaacccgtctctcttgtacaggtcccacctgccccagaagaggtcccaatgatcctgaaatctgaaaccctgccccctacaccagttcctcagccacttgttcctcctccagagcatcctattcctaccctcactggcacctagcacaggtagcaatcctgagattaccacccttgaggtcctgcttttcaacttcctaccaagctctctatactcactctccaggacctcctcactatTCCAGTCTGGTGAGCAGAGTTGAGACAACACCAAGAGGAGGTGATCATGAAGCCtattcctccacctctgcttttgagtgACTGCACAGTCCTATCCTAACGGTGTAGAGTAAACCGGTCAATCTGAACCTCACCTGTACCagcctctttggactgtgggagggaacggagcacccagaggaaacgcacgcgGTCACAGAGAGAGCACACAAAGGCCTTGGAGGTGGCAGGCGGGAACTGGGCTTCAATGACAATAACTGGCACTGTAAAATGTTACACTACCCACCAATCCGTACAAACAGTGTGCAAGGCAAGCATATCACCATATCtcagtaacaataataaaccaattccagttccaatCCTCTCTGTCCAGGAAACTGGTGTTCTCCTCTGGGAACAGGGAacgttggagggaggggagactgaAATGAGGAATTCAAAATCAAGAAAGAATATTGGAAAGAGATTGACTGGGGATGGAGTTTACATTAGACGGGAAAACATTCACATGGACCTTTGCTATTTGTGCATGActtgttgtttttgttttgtatatTTCCTACTGTAACCTGGAGTGATTTTTAaatgctgggtggtgtggctcaaagaagggcctgttccaataaataataaaacaaattttTCCCTGATAATAAAGCTGCTTCTCGTTCCGTGGTGTCACTCTTCCAGGAGAACAGAACTGAGAGCGTCCTGTTCTGTTAGGGAGATGGATGGCAATGTTTTGTATAGATGTTCTCTGTGTACCCAGGGCGTGTCCTCTTCTCAGTGTAACcaccgggaaggaggtacagaagcctgaaggcacacgctcagtgattcaggaacagcttcttgccctctgccgtcagacttctgaatggatattgaacccatgaacaccacctcactgtttGCTCTAActtattttatatgtttctgatTGTGAATTGTAGTATATTTTTATGTCCTTGCACtggactgctgctgcaaaacatcaaatttcccCACAACTGTCAGTGATCCTGACTCTGGACTGGTTGACGTGAGCTGGAAGGTGGGTCTGATTGGGATCACAGGGTGGCTGGTAACACTGGGGGGGTGGTGGCTGACTGCTAGTCATTGCTTGCCTCCTTACCTCCTGCTGCAGACAGCCTGGAATGCGAGGGCCGGAGCCTGCTGAAGAGTCTGGTGAAGAGTGCAGCTCTGCGGTAAGCTCCAGGTCTGATGGCGGTGTTGGAgtctggggggagggtgggggggtcaCCAAACAACCCAGAGCAGAACTGTTACACGTTGGCATTGCATTGCCCCTGGAGGCATTGAACTAGATTctgtgagagggtgcagaggagatttatcaggatgctgctggGGTTAAAGAGCTGGTCCTATGAGGAATGGTTAagcaagctagggtttttctctttgaagcaaagaaggatgagaggtgacttgatagaggtggagAAGAAATGGCATAGAtcgagtagacagccagagacttttcccagagCGGAAATGGCTATATAGGGAGTATAACTAGATGAAAGTATGGAGGGGATGTTGGAGGTAGgtttattacacacagagtgccGGGTATGGAGAACATACTGCCGGGGAGGTGGTACAGGGAgatatatttaagtcactcaTAGGCAGACACATAGATGAGAGGAAAACGAagagctatgtgggaaggaagggtagaTTGATCTTCAAGTCAGTtaaagggttagcacaacattgggggctgaagggcctgtgctgtctGGTTCTAGATCCAGAGGCAACTTCAAAATTAAatgtacacacacaaaatgctggaggaacacaacgggtcaggcagtatcaatggaaaagagtgaacagctgACAgttcggtctgagacccttcgtcaggaccggaaaggaaggaggatagctgaaggtgaggggtgaagccaggtgggtaggaaaggtaaagggctggagaggaagacaAGGAGAGCAGACCATGTACAACTGACTTCCAGGCTAAACTGAAAAAAGACTGCAAAGAGGAGAAGGTTATCACTGAATTTGCAAAGTTCTTTCAATatctattgcatttcttacttgGATGGGATATGGCACAGGAGATGATATTTGGTGCTGGGTGGGGTGGGCTCAGGGTTTACTATTTGGAGCTGGGTGGTGTTTGTGATGATAAACCCGTTCCTGATTGACAAGTTGGGTGCAGCTTGTAGCTTTGCACTTCATGGGAAATGTTTCAGCTTTTGAGGCCGATTTGCAAGGGTGATGTCAGAGCTGTTGTTAAAGGTGAAGCAACTGCTGGAGTAATTGGAAGTGGGAGAGGCTAAGGCAAGATTAAATTGGAGTGTTTCTGTCGGGGGGGGGGATGACAAGGTTGGTATGGAAGTAATTGTAGAGATGCTGAAATTAAAATAATTGGCAGAAGCAGGATTTCCTAATTAGGATTTCCTAACTGTGATATTGGGAAAGGGCAGAGTAATTTATTTGGAGCTTCTGAAAAGTTTGTCAATGGGGCTAGAAATACCAGTGTTAACTGCTAGTGCCAGTGAGTTACCAGTGGTAACAGATGGGGCCAGTGAAGTCCTTAACCAGCAATGCCAGTGAAGTGCCAGCATTAAACGCCCGTGCCAGTGTTTAACCATGAATGTCGGTgttatatgtgagtgtcagtgttGGTGATGCCAGTGAAATGCCTGTGTTAAACAGCAATACCAGTGCCAATTAAATGTCTGTTAAACAACAGTGCCAGTGTGAAACAATGCTGCCCATGTTAAACAACAGTGCCATTCAAATGACAGTGTTCAATGAGAATGCATTGTTTTTTGTAAAGCCCACCGAACCTTCTGCAGCACAGGCTGCTGACAGCAGCTGCCCAGGGTCCTCTGTCCTGggacagtctttcaagttgtcccggGGTGTTGCCCATCTTTGAACATCCTTCTGCCAGGGaaaaggtctttggagcttctgttggcattttggTAGCTCagggtttttacgggatggggttgctaacTCCAAACCCATGTGTTAGggtacgtcctggatggtgaaagtaTTTAATAATTGATGTCACCTTCTTGTGGTTACTgatttttgaaaatgtcctcaatgctggggaagctggtgcccatgatggagctggctgaggcagctttttctgatcctgtgctgatgcagccagtcagaatactctgcatggtacacctgtagagaTTGGCTGGAgactttggtgatgtaccaaattttctcaaactcctaatgaaacatggCTGCTGTCTGGCCTTCTTTGTGGCTGCATCGatacgttgggcccaggacagatcctcagagatactgacacccaagaagctgaagctgctcaccctttccactgctgatccctcaaggACTGGTGTCCGAAGTCCCCAATCAGCTGGAAGGGCCTGCATGAGGCTGAGAGGCCAGTGACATTGTGTGTTGTTTTGCCACTCTTTGCAGGGAGGAGTGTGTCCATGTGGCCACCCTCGAGCTCTCCATGTTGGAGTTCTGCGAGGGGCTGGATGAGAGCGTGAAGGCGAGGTGAGTTGGTGGGGAACGTATCGCCTGGTCATGAGGATCAGGGCAATACCGGGGAACAACAAACCAGGACTCTGGTTCGAGCGGCGTCTGTGGGAGGGGAACTGCCGACTTTTCAGCTCAGGCTCTGCTAGTGGGGAGGGTTTGAGTCAGGCCAGTCGGTGATGGGAGGATTGAGCAGGGGGTGAAGAGTGACggaggagggggtgagggtgaAGGCAGGAGTGTGATATGTGGATCCTGGGACGGTGATGGTGATGGGCAGGTCCGGTGGGAGTTGGCCACTGTGCTTGTCTCCTGGTGAAGGGTGTGGGAGGAATCGGCTGTGATTGGGAATCAGGATAGGTGGGGTTCACGCGAGGTTGGGAACGGTCTGACTCTTGCCCCTCCCTGCTCAGGCTGAGATTTGAGGATGGTTTCAGCGACCCCCTGCACTGGGAGCAGAGCGATGCCTTCCCCTTGGAGCGGTTCACCGGCCCAGAGCTGGTGTCCTGGCTGGAAATGGACCTGGGATCGGCAGGAAAGCACTGGATGCTTGTGCTGGATTCCCTCAGCCAACTCCTGCAGGCAAGAGGGGCCGCGACCCTCTGCCGGGACCTACACGCATTCCAGCGGAGAGCCGCCTCTGCAGGTCAGTGAGCCTCGATTGGTGGGGTACAGGTCATCAAGTCATCATCTGGGATGCAGGatcatgacacccaggtcacTGGTCAGAGACCCTTCACTGCTGTGGTCATGTTGAGCCTCCTGCCCCAGGTCAAAGATCAGGCATTTCACATCACAGGCAGGGAAAGCTGTTCCCCTGCTGGGGTCACAGGTCACTGGCTCTTAAGACAGATCAGAGGCCACTTGATTCCTGATGGAGTTCACCAAGTGTTGACTCAAGTCAGAGGTCATTGCTTTCTGTCAAAGATAACTGAAATTTTGCATATTGCTGGTCAAAGGTCACTGATTCTGATCAAAGATTAGTGATACTCAGTCTATGTTACAGGTCAGAGGTCATAAGTGACCAGCTCTTGATGTAGGTCACAGGTCATAGATTCCAGGCAAAGGTCACTGACTCACTCCCTCAGGTTGTAGGTCATCTCATTGACATAGGTCAGAGGTTACAGATTCCTGTGAGAGGTCACAGATCCCTTTGTCAGGCCCATGAAGCTCAGAATCGGTTCCACTTTGGAAGGAGAGGA
The DNA window shown above is from Mobula birostris isolate sMobBir1 chromosome 5, sMobBir1.hap1, whole genome shotgun sequence and carries:
- the elp5 gene encoding elongator complex protein 5; amino-acid sequence: MEDPGSDDAIVPRHQPGARPVAGVMLAGLSGGSGPEGLVVLTDSLECEGRSLLKSLVKSAALREECVHVATLELSMLEFCEGLDESVKARLRFEDGFSDPLHWEQSDAFPLERFTGPELVSWLEMDLGSAGKHWMLVLDSLSQLLQARGAATLCRDLHAFQRRAASAGLGIGRVLGLLHADLHQPQELDVVAQMANAVVSLTPIAQGHRLCREFTAHAIATCSHRSKSGKVHRTVECFTVEDGLRLRTAVVPFPDEAPTETSVKVDPTADLTFNLRLTVEEQQARSSVPLPYHLSPARKAALLQGDSKAKIHYQPDANDDFDEEDPDDDLDI